The window GTCGATCAAGCACCAGCCTAAATCCTCCCTCATCCATCAAGAACTGAGAGAAGAAAAGATTGAGAACTGGAAGCagatctccttcattctccatgaaGAGAATCGAAGGTGAAGCTGCCCCTGAGGGGACAGATTCTGCAGTGACGACAAGACACCGAAGATGGCTAGATCTAGCTAGGCTGGCTGCTCCTGAAATTGGGAATCTGGGAGAGGAGACGGAACGCAAGTTCGATGTAAGGTGGCCGAGATCCGgaggaaatagatacttctcctgaaggatatCCACTGCCAGGTCTCGGCTATGTTACTGTCATATAGTCCAACGACTTGACAGTCATTCCTTCATCAAGGCACCAGCAGGAGGAGAACACCGTTCTGAGTGTTCCCccttcttctcttccctcttccgaatggaaagagggttgaaagagaCACTTATGCGCACTTtctaagaagaaaatgaggaaggcTGGATGTTCTGTGAGTGCCCTTGGAACctgagacttcttaggggctgaggaagggcTAGGCTGCCATTGTCCGGAGGACAAGACAGTTACCCTGGCATGTTCCTTGACTACTGTGGTATTGTGGTgggctaagtttgggtttgtataaTGAAAGATGATTTGTGTGAATTGACtgtttcgtttttgttgttgtgatgttttttattatgtttattttgtgttattgttatgaatgtctggtgtatattttcatgtttttttcttttttatttgcagtttgcttgagtgtgATAGGGTAGAGTAATTGGCTTCCCTTCACCTGAACTGGAAGAAGCTTTAGCCGGAATAGGAAATTGACATTGGCAACTACCAAAGCAGTCGAACAGTTGGTGAGACCGAACCATTTCCAAGTGCCTTTGTGTGAAGTTTTCGTGTCAGTTACTTCAGACAGTGACTGTCCTAAATGGGATCGGGGTTAGAGAAAGTGCTTAAATATCTGTAGGCTGATTTTATTGTGAATGAGATCTCCGATTCTCGTTTGGGAGGAGAGAAGGGCTTTTGTGTAGAAAAAGActgcatgaagaaattccaaagtaatttctgccctcaGCTTGGGTGTCATAGCTAAAATAAACTCCACAGTGATCCCCAAATTGTGTGTTGACTTTCGTAATTTTTTtggattattctgagatgaagtCCTGAGAAAGATAAGGAATCTGAATGGGATATATGCTAGAGTTGgattatttgttgataatattttgactattgATAGTGTTAAGTTAGGCTAAATTAAGTAATAccgtaaaccccccgtattcacgttctacgattcgcagatttctctgtgaaacgtatctacccattatttgcggaaaattcgcccattcacggtatttttcactgagaaatactcactaattactgtattttcatattttcatgactaattgcactttttgtgataaaactattaaaatgctcgggtataagcatttttagagggtttttcttgtgtttaaactatcaagataGGCAGTTCTAAGGGTTTTTagtggggttttaagtatttgcggattttaactatccgcggggggggtgtggtacacatcccctgcaaatacggggggtttactgttaggaagattgttttgataaactttagtggtaagtaggaaataagttagatTAAGTATTGAGAGGTGATAATTGCAaaactgtggcaaatgtaaataaaattaggataagattctgtttgaaggtcttcatgccactgtaatattaaggttaataaattaggataagtgaaaagagttttctttaacctctgaatctgttcccatcattctgcaccaattgtgtcaaatgaaaaagaaagcccCTACATAATAATTTGGCGACCAACGTGGGGCTCTTTGATGTTAAAGTAAGAGTGGGGTGCATAATTGGAGATGGCAGAGGGAGCAGGTTTAGAAGGTATTaggtcaggtgaaggggagcaggGTTGGATACACTGATGTGCATGATGGTCAGCCTGCAGGATAAGTTGGAGGAAGCCCAGGTAAGGGAAAGTAATTTAGTTGCTAGAATGGAAGCGATGGAGAAGAAGATGGCTGAAATGGCTAGGACTGAGCCTGGTGTTGGGGAGGGAAGTGAAGATCCTGAGGCAAAAGGTACAAAGGAGAAAATCCCTAAGAAAGGGAAGGAGTTAAGAAAGAGTAAGGGAGGACTTGCCTTTGATGATGGCAGTATGATTGAGGTGGATGAAAGTGATAGGGAAGACAGTAGTAAGGacaaagagggaaggaagaagaaaacacgAAAGGGGAGAAAtgtgaggaaagaggaattgaTTTCCGGGGTTTTGAGGTATAGTTCGGGCTCAGAAGTTGAGGAGCAGAAGAATGAaagtggtagtagcagtagtagtagtgaaggTTTGAGTGAGGCAGAAGAGAAAGAGGCCAAAACAATGTTCCTGAGGGAGGTTCCCAAGATTGAGAAGTTTAACATTGGGAAGGGAAGTGACATATATGAGTTTTTCGATGAGTATGATAAGTATTGTAGGCAAAAGTATGGGGAGAATGAAAGTGTGAGGATGAAGCGACTGGGAGAGTTCTTGGGTGGGCGGTTGAAGACGTGCTATAGGAGTATGTGTGAGGGTGAACCAGGGTATGAGTCCGTGAAGGCTAGAGTGATTAAGCAGGTGAAGAGAATTAAAGGAAGTATTGTGTACAAGAAGGATGATAGGTTTGAAGAGGCTTGTATGCTCATAGGGTGGAAGCATTGGCCAGAAGGAAGtatggagaggaaggaattgaggaaaacaaacacctcatgcagaAGTTCTTGGCCACTATCCCTGAGAAGATTAGGGTAAttttaaatgagaaggaaaaagattGGAAGCGGTGGTCGGAAAAGCGCTTAGAATGGGAAGATGCTTTAGAGACCCTAAAAGATATGAGAATAGTTGAGGATGAGGCAAAGGAAATGTTCACTGGGTCTGAGGTGGTAAATGGAAGGACATATAAGGACGCTTTGGTGAGTGAGGAGCTAAGTGTGATGCGAGCCTTGCTGGAGGAATGTAGGAAAGAtgggatagaaagaggaagaaagaatgtaCATGTGAATGTGGGGAGTAAagggaaaaggagctcgagcagAAGCCGAGAGAGGTTTAGGAGTGGAAATGTGGGTAGAGCAAGTGGAAATATGAGGGAGAGGCTGATGGGAGTGGGTAGTAGTAGTAAGGGTGTTTCAGGTGTGGAAGGACTGGTCATGTGAAAGCAGATTGCAGATGGGCCAATGGCGAGTGTTTCAGCTGTGGAAAGGGAGGACATCTGTTGAGGGATTGCCCGCAAGCAAAAGAGTTGAAGTGTTTCGGCTGTGGAACGATGGGGCATCGAATGAGGGACTGCCAGAGTGGAAGGAGAGTAGGGGTAAAAGGAAGTCGTCGTGGAAACTGTGGAATGAATGGGCATTTTGCCAGAACATGTAAGAACCCTCGGAGTAAGTGtaaaggatgtggaatggagagTCATGTGAAGGAAGTCTGCCATACCAAATCCCAACCTCAAGGAACTAAGTGTGAAGGGGGTTTACCGTGGTGAGCCCTCTGGTATGGAAGGTATAGATGTATTGCATGTGAGAGAAGGGTTTGTGAGTTGGATCATCTGTTTTGGGGAATGAGTAGATCGTTGTTGTGTGTTAGGGTAGAATGTGGTGGAATGTTAATGAAAGCGTTGACTGATACTGGTtgtagtggaaatgtggttttcGGAGAAgcatacgaaaaaataaaagaaagcgtaGCACAGAAGCAGGAATGTGCTGGATATGTGACAGGGACTGGTGGATTGGAAATAAGGGTGTGTGCGAGGTTTGTTGAGTCAGTTGCAGTTGCAGGAATAAGGCTGGAGGAGGATAATTTTTACATTCTGGACAGAGTGAATGAAAAGTATATGTTGCTGGGgtatgcatttttgaagaaaaacaaggTAAAGGTGTACCCAGAACAAGAAATGATAGAAATACGAATGGGGAATGAAACCAGTGTGAAGTTGTATGTGGAGGAGGATGGATAAGTAAGTTTGAAGATGGTTTCTGGAGTGGAGGTGTACGCGGTGGAGGATGTACAATTGCCAAGAGATTCAGGAAGTGTGTGGAGTATGAAAGTAGGTTGGAGGACCAATGTTGGAGTCGGTGCAGACAGTTTGGGAGAAATGTTTATGTTGGACGGTAGCTCTGCTTGTTACGAGATAAGGTGGGTTGCACATGTGTTTGATGGGATTATGGATGTAAAGGACCCAAAGGTGTGTGTACAGGTGTGTGgggatgtgaaaaagaaaaggtggagaggcaTACATCTTGGTGATAGATTGGGAAGTTTGAGAAGTGTAGTTGATCTGAGTGACAGTAAGCACATTAAGGGGTGTGATGTGATGGCCGAAGGGAAAAGGACAGAGTGGAGTAAAGAAAAGCTTAAGGAAAAGGTAAGGTTGAATGAGAagttgagtgagaaagagaaagagcaggtgtATGAGTTGTTGTGGGAGAGAAAGGGTGTGTTGAGTCAAGGGGATGAGGACTTTGGGACAGCTAGATTGCTGGAGTTCTGTATTCAGCTGACAGATGAAACAACGATTTATCAGAGACCCCAACATTTCCCGGCTCCGGTAATGCAAGAGATTGAAGAGCAGTGTGAAGAGTTGGAAAAGATAGGAGTGATTGAACTCAGTAAGAGTGTTTGGTATAGTCCAAGTGTGCCAGTAAGAAAGCCGATGGGAGTCTGCGAATGTGCACTGATTATTGGAGAGTAAGTGAGGtgacagtgaaagaaagattccctatgtgtgtggtgtctgactgtgtgtacagtatgcatgggaTGAAAGTGTTTGACAAGATGGATCAGGTAAGGGGGTATTATTGTACAGTATGcatgggatgaaagtgtt of the Macrobrachium rosenbergii isolate ZJJX-2024 chromosome 16, ASM4041242v1, whole genome shotgun sequence genome contains:
- the LOC136846972 gene encoding inner centromere protein A-like — its product is MVSLQDKLEEAQVRESNLVARMEAMEKKMAEMARTEPGVGEGSEDPEAKGTKEKIPKKGKELRKSKGGLAFDDGSMIEVDESDREDSSKDKEGRKKKTRKGRNVRKEELISGVLRYSSGSEVEEQKNESGSSSSSSEGLSEAEEKEAKTMFLREVPKIEKFNIGKGSDIYEFFDEYDKYCRQKYGENESVRMKRLGEFLGGRLKTCYRSMCEGEPGVEALARRKYGEEGIEENKHLMQKFLATIPEKIRVILNEKEKDWKRWSEKRLEWEDALETLKDMRIVEDEAKEMFTGSEVVNGRTYKDALVSEELSVMRALLEECRKDGIERGRKNVHVNVGSKGKRSSSRSRERFRSGNVGRASGNMRERLMGVGSSSKGVSGVEGLVM